The Fervidicoccus fontis Kam940 DNA window TAATGCTTCCCTCGAAAGGAAGGGCATGTCTCCGGGAAGGATGAGAGCGGGGAAGGTGACCCTCTTCAGGATGAGTGATAGGTCCTCAACATATCCAAGGCCAGGGCATTCAACTGCTTGAACCCCCTCTCTCCCCTCAACCTTCCCCAAGTCCTCTCCCCTCACACATACATACACTTTTCCATTTCCCCTGACCTTTTCAGCGGCATCGATGGAAACATCTATGAGCCTCTTCCCGCATATTATGAGAAAAGGCTTCTTCAATCCCCCCAGCCTCTCTCCTCTCCCTCCAGCCATGATCACTATATCCAAGGCTCACTTCCTCGAATACTTATCGTATATCCTGCTGAGCACCCCTCCAACAATCGCTCCGACCACGTCGTCAGTCATCAGAGGCAGCCCGCTCAAATCCTCGAGATCTTTATCCCCCTCCTTGATCCTGTCTATCCAGTAGTATGCGAGGAGGCCTTTGAATCCGTTTAAGTATTCGGCAATAGCCTTTCCCATTACCTCATCAGCTATTATTCCAGAGGAATCGCTTGAGTACTCCTCCGCTTCAATCCCTGGAAGCAGCCCAAAGGACAGGAATGATTCGGCGAGCCTCGCACTCCTTATGATTATCCTCAGGTTCGGGTCCTTTAGAATGGAGTCGATCTCCTCTTTTATTTCTTCCTCAGCATCAAGTTCACTGAGGAACGGTATTGGCGCTTTTCTGTAGGCCCTCACTGCCAGCTTTACGACCTCGTCAATATCTTTGAATCCAAGAGTTTTCGCGGTGTGCTCATCAACAGGAGCGTTCCTGATCTGCTCTGAAAGCGCTCTCAAAACCGCTAAGGATGCAGAGATCCCCACATCTGTAGCCGAGCCTGCAAATCTCTCCCCTCCAAATGGAGAGGCGACCATTGTCGCATCTGAAGGCGTTCCTACATAAGATGAAGAGTAGCACATTGGGCCGCCGAGTGACATTATCATCCCCTTCACCTCGGAAACTGTCCTGAAGAGGTCCAAAAGCCCCACATCGCTAAGAGGCTCATCCACGATTACAGCCACATTTATGGTCCCGAACTTCCCTCTCTCTGCACCTTCAAAGCATGAAGGAGAATCTACGCCATACGTAACGAAAGCCTCCGCTTCTACCCCTTTGTAGCTGGAAGATCCCCTCGAGTATTTTTTCAAGTCTACAGCCGTGAGAAAGATGGCGGACTCCTCAATGTCTATCCCCAAGCTTCTGGAAGTTTCCCTGCAGAAGTTGTTAAGATCAACATGCTCAAAGTTCTTCGGAACCCTTTTGAACCCTATGTACCTGATCCCTCCATAAACCTTTGGGCAGCCTGATGTCGAGAGGGAAGAGTAGCTCTTTCCCAGGTCTATAACTAAAGCATCGCTTTCCTCAACAATTACCCTTGATATGGCCTCTCACCTCATTTTCATGAGCCTTTCATACTCAATATATATGGACCGCTTTAAATCCTCCACGCTTCTTCCCTTCAATAGGGCTAGTACTGAGGTCCCTCCTGCCCCAACTCCCTCCTTCACAAACCCCTCATCATAAGCCTTAAGCCCTTCAAAGGGGGAGTCGGAAAAGGAGAGGTCCGCATAGACTAAGGAAGCTCCAGGGGCTAATGAGCCCACTAGTTTGCCCATTTTCTCTCCCTTATCATCAAAGACCCACTTCGTAGTTGCTATGCTCACCTTTTCCTTATCGAATTCCTCTCCTGATGCCCTCATGAGCGCTAAGGCTGCGAGCATTTGAGTCCCACCTGCAAGTATTACATGGCTCCCCCCGCTCAATGCGCCGATCGCGATTCCAGCTATTGATATGTGGAGCGGGTCCCCCAAAACGTCGTTAATCTCGAATGGGTCATCCATTCCTTCAGCCCTCTTGAGGGCTGCTTCTACGACCGATTTCTTTATGTCAATAGGGTTTACATTTGAGGAGCTGCTTACAGAACTGCAGTCCCCCATGCCCAAACCCTTGAGTATAGAAAGAGCAGTAGTTGTACCACCAGGCATGCTCTCCCCTATCAAAACAACATCTGATAGAGAGCTGAAGGTCTTCCCCGCGGTCTTCGCCTCAGAAAATAGCCTTTTCGATGTCCCTCTTGGAAGCGCTTCCTCTTTATCTATCCTCCCCCCGACCCTCCTGCTAGGGAGTGTGAGGGCAGGCAGCTTTGGCTCCACATACGACCCTGAATTCACTACAATGAAGGGCGCGTTTGAAAGCTGAAGTGCCGCCCTCGTTATAACTGCAGGCGTGGGGATCCCCGAAGGTGTAGTAGGGATAGAGTCTATGCTTTGAGGCTTCCCATACTGAACGTACTCGACATCTAGAGCTGGAGTGAATAGAGTAGCGGCTGCCATTTCCCCTGCCAGAGAAATGTTCGGAATTGTTGATGTGAGTGTGGAGGCGATTACGCAAACTACTACAGCTTTTCCCTTTCTCATCTCTTCAGTTTTGAAAGAGCCGTGCACTATCTTAATTCCCTTTTCCGTTTCAAGACACCCCCTTCTTGCTTTGGAAATTAAAACAATTGCTATACCTTGAGATCCTTGAATAATACTGATGTTCTTCTAATCAAAAAATAAAAGTTTTATTCAAAACATAAAAGTGAAAGTCCTTGTAGGCTCATTTAATTCGGGCAATAGAACTGAAAATTCACTCCCTGGATAGATATTCAGCAAAGAGCCCGACAATCTTTTCCGGGTCATCGCAGTAGATTCTAACAGTTTTAACTCTATCCTTCTCCCCCCGATTTATTTCAATTTTATTTGATGAGATCCCGGTAAGTTTTGAGAGGAATTTTATTAGAGAAGCGTTGACTTTCCCCCGCTCTGGAGGTTGTGTAGAATGAAAGATTAGCTCTCCCCGTTCAGAAATGATGCCCGTATCTTTGGATTTCGGCTTGACATATATGATCAGGTCGACAAACCCGTTTCCTATCTGAATTGAGCTTTTTGCAACGCCGTTTTTACCAGGCATATCGAAGATCCCCGAATTCTATTAGAGCTGAATCTGAATGATGCTCTAAGCAATTTCTATAATTTAATGAAGAGTTAAAATGCTTTACAGCAGGCGATTGAATTGCATACATGCTTCTCGTTAGACCTTCTTCTGGCGCGGCATCGCACAAGATGCAATTGGATGAGGGAGGTGAGGATGAACTGTTATGGAATAGACCTGCGCAAATGATTTGGGGAATTGAGCTTTTCAAAAAATATGTATTTAAAGCGTCATAGCGATATTTTAGTTCAGAGGGGGAGGAGTTTCTTGAGCGGTGGTGCGGTAGAAGTAAGGTGCAAAGGAGGATTCTTGAGGAGCATTAAGGCTGGAGAGGAACTTGTGGAAAAAATTGAGGAGATTTCAAGTTCATATATGATAAGAGCGGAGGACGTGATATGCTCTCTAGCTGAACCTGTTGAGAACTACTACCTGAGAGTGAATATAATGAAGGGGAGCAGAGAGTACGTCCTCTCAAAGATGCCTCACGACTCTCATGCTTCTCAAGATGAAAGGTTTGAGGAGATGATCAACGTCAAGGTAAGAGGAGGAGAGAAGGTTGAGGAGATGAAGAGATACGTGATCGCCGATATCAAGGCAGCAGAGAGGGTCATGCTGGGCTCAGACCTCTTCATGCCCGGGGCATTGAAAGTTGTCAATGGAAAGAGGGGGGAAGAGGTCGCAGTTGTTTCGGAAAACGGATATGTTGTTGGGAGTGGAATTCTGGACATCGATCCTTCAGAGGTGAATCCAAAAAAGAGGGGAATTGCCGTTAGGATCGAGAGGAGCCCATACAAAATGGTGAAGCTGAACTCTCTGGATATTTTCAAGGAGGGATACATCTACGACCAGTCATTCCCATCAATGCTCCTCATCCACGCTTCCTCTCCAAGAGAGGGAGATGTTATAGCAGATCTGACCGCATCGCCCGGCGGAAAGATCTCTCATGCATATGAATTCACTCGCGGAAAAGCTGAGTACTACGCCTTCGATCACACAAATGCGAAAGTTGAGAAGGTCGAGGAAACGATGAGGAGGCTCGGGCACGAAAATGTAAAGGTATACAAGGCTGATTCGAGGTCTTTGGGAAAGGAGTTCCCTTGGCTCTCTCCAAGCTTCACAATTGTCGATCCCCCATGCACGGGGCTAGGAAATAGGCCTAGGCTCTCTTTCAGCTTTGAAGAGGAAGAGCAGGAAGTCCTTATAAGGCTGCAGAAGGCTCTCCTGAGTGAAGCCATAAGGATAACATCTCCCGGGGGGAAGATCGTATACTCAACATGCACCTTGACGGTGGAGGAAAATGAAGGAGTGGTCGAATGGGCTTTGAAAAACTTTCCAGTATGTGCGGAAGAGCCCCTAGCGCCTTATCCGAGAACAAAGCTTTCAGATTTCCCCTTTGCGAGGTTCCTTCCAGGATACCACAAATATCCTGGCTTCTTCTTCGCCGTTCTCAAAAAGCTCTGATCCCATTTAGCATTCAATTCCGACCTCCTCCCAATCCCAAAGAGAGAGGGGACTCGCGCATCTATCTGCTTTTACATCCTTAATCTGCGGGGAAGTGGATGCGATCAGAGGATCCTCATCTGGAGCTCGAATAGAGCTTTTTCCTCAATGTTTAGAACTGTTAAAATGCCTCTATTTTGTTCAAGTAAAGAAAATCGATAAAGTTAAGCTGGTGCGTTTCACCTAAGGAAAAAAAGCTTTAGCGGAGCCAAATATTTCTAGAGCTATATTTCATTTTCATGAAAAGAAAAAGGGGGGTTATTTTGCAGTCAATCCTTCTTTCCCCGTTTTCTCTTCTTTCTTTTCCCCCATCTCTGCAACTTCTCTCAATCCTACTATACCGTAAGGGCTGACCGCTCCAGGGCCTGCAGGCATTAGATTAGTTGGTATTAGCATAAGCGTGCCCTTTCCTTGAAGCCCGAGCTCATACAATATATTCATCCACCTCAGCTCTAGACCGTACTTGCTTGATTCATACAGCTTTGCAGCCTCTATCATTTTTGCTGCAGCTTCATATTCAGCCTGCGCAAGCGTGACCCTAGCCCTTCTCTCCCTTTCCGCTGCTGCCTGTCTGGACATCGCTTCCTGGAGGGCTGTTGGAATTAATACGTCTCTAATCTCAACGGAAGTCACCTTAATCCCCCAAGCCTCTGTCTTCTGATCTATAATGTTCCTTGCAATTGTCCCTATCTTCTCCCTTTCCGCGAGAAGCTCATCAAGAGTGATACCTCCTATAACTTCTCTAAGCGTTGTCTGTGCAGCAAGAGTTGTAGCTAGAATATAATCTTCAACGTTCAAAACGACCTTCTCAAGGTCGACTGGCTGGAAGTACATTACCGCATCTACATTCACAGGGACGTTGTCCTTTGTGAGCGTCTGCTCGGTTTTAAACGCCTGAGTTTGAAGCCTTGTTGATATTACGAATGGAACCTTGCTTATGAGCGGAACAATGTAAACTATTCCTGGCCCCTTGAAACCTCTAAATCTCCCCAAGACCAAGTAAGGTGCTCTTTCCCACTCCTTAAAGACCTTTATGCCTGAGAGAAAGAATATGAGTACGAACAAAACTGCGATAGATATTCCGATAATCTCTCCTAAATTTGCACTTATATACATACATTTTACCCCAAATATATATATACTTGAATTTTAGGAAAAGGATCTTCCCTCGCAACTATTGAAGCATTAAGAAGCGCATTGCAATTTTTAAAGCTTTGAAAACTCGCTGATTTTTCAGCTTTTACATCGATCCTTATCCTATAATATTTCATATATATTGCTAAACGCAAATATAAACATTTCATATGAGATGTTCCAAATTCTTCCCCGATTTCCCTCTTGCCTCTTCAACGATTAAAATCAGCTCTTCCCTCGCTACGACTCTCACCTCGCTTCCGGCGCTTATCCTCTCTCCATTCTTCGATCTAGCCCTCCATATTATCCCCTCAACCCTAACTTCCCCTTCCGGGTCAAGATCCTTTACAGCAATTCCCTTCTTTCCAATTAAAGACTCCGGCCCAGCCTTAGGCTTAACTCTGAACGTCTTCCTTATCCAGTTCAGGTAGTAAGCGGCGATTATGCCAAGTCCTGCAATAATTCCAAACATTATATAAGAGAGCATTCCGTATGGAGAGGGAGAGTAGCTGATCCCAGATGCA harbors:
- a CDS encoding NTP transferase domain-containing protein, whose product is MIMAGGRGERLGGLKKPFLIICGKRLIDVSIDAAEKVRGNGKVYVCVRGEDLGKVEGREGVQAVECPGLGYVEDLSLILKRVTFPALILPGDMPFLSREALERFLDKALNSKADVVTLVKMRSGSAEETGISLFNREGGSWENVYFNEDRDLLDIDTPEDLKKAVELCGSTEEGEKRG
- a CDS encoding DUF167 domain-containing protein — protein: MPGKNGVAKSSIQIGNGFVDLIIYVKPKSKDTGIISERGELIFHSTQPPERGKVNASLIKFLSKLTGISSNKIEINRGEKDRVKTVRIYCDDPEKIVGLFAEYLSRE
- a CDS encoding PUA domain-containing protein, coding for MSGGAVEVRCKGGFLRSIKAGEELVEKIEEISSSYMIRAEDVICSLAEPVENYYLRVNIMKGSREYVLSKMPHDSHASQDERFEEMINVKVRGGEKVEEMKRYVIADIKAAERVMLGSDLFMPGALKVVNGKRGEEVAVVSENGYVVGSGILDIDPSEVNPKKRGIAVRIERSPYKMVKLNSLDIFKEGYIYDQSFPSMLLIHASSPREGDVIADLTASPGGKISHAYEFTRGKAEYYAFDHTNAKVEKVEETMRRLGHENVKVYKADSRSLGKEFPWLSPSFTIVDPPCTGLGNRPRLSFSFEEEEQEVLIRLQKALLSEAIRITSPGGKIVYSTCTLTVEENEGVVEWALKNFPVCAEEPLAPYPRTKLSDFPFARFLPGYHKYPGFFFAVLKKL
- the cobT gene encoding nicotinate mononucleotide-dependent phosphoribosyltransferase CobT — protein: MRKGKAVVVCVIASTLTSTIPNISLAGEMAAATLFTPALDVEYVQYGKPQSIDSIPTTPSGIPTPAVITRAALQLSNAPFIVVNSGSYVEPKLPALTLPSRRVGGRIDKEEALPRGTSKRLFSEAKTAGKTFSSLSDVVLIGESMPGGTTTALSILKGLGMGDCSSVSSSSNVNPIDIKKSVVEAALKRAEGMDDPFEINDVLGDPLHISIAGIAIGALSGGSHVILAGGTQMLAALALMRASGEEFDKEKVSIATTKWVFDDKGEKMGKLVGSLAPGASLVYADLSFSDSPFEGLKAYDEGFVKEGVGAGGTSVLALLKGRSVEDLKRSIYIEYERLMKMR
- a CDS encoding adenosylcobinamide amidohydrolase, which produces MSRVIVEESDALVIDLGKSYSSLSTSGCPKVYGGIRYIGFKRVPKNFEHVDLNNFCRETSRSLGIDIEESAIFLTAVDLKKYSRGSSSYKGVEAEAFVTYGVDSPSCFEGAERGKFGTINVAVIVDEPLSDVGLLDLFRTVSEVKGMIMSLGGPMCYSSSYVGTPSDATMVASPFGGERFAGSATDVGISASLAVLRALSEQIRNAPVDEHTAKTLGFKDIDEVVKLAVRAYRKAPIPFLSELDAEEEIKEEIDSILKDPNLRIIIRSARLAESFLSFGLLPGIEAEEYSSDSSGIIADEVMGKAIAEYLNGFKGLLAYYWIDRIKEGDKDLEDLSGLPLMTDDVVGAIVGGVLSRIYDKYSRK
- a CDS encoding SPFH domain-containing protein, translating into MYISANLGEIIGISIAVLFVLIFFLSGIKVFKEWERAPYLVLGRFRGFKGPGIVYIVPLISKVPFVISTRLQTQAFKTEQTLTKDNVPVNVDAVMYFQPVDLEKVVLNVEDYILATTLAAQTTLREVIGGITLDELLAEREKIGTIARNIIDQKTEAWGIKVTSVEIRDVLIPTALQEAMSRQAAAERERRARVTLAQAEYEAAAKMIEAAKLYESSKYGLELRWMNILYELGLQGKGTLMLIPTNLMPAGPGAVSPYGIVGLREVAEMGEKKEEKTGKEGLTAK